One genomic window of Ciona intestinalis chromosome 7, KH, whole genome shotgun sequence includes the following:
- the LOC100178918 gene encoding uncharacterized protein LOC100178918: MKFGIVFGFCVCVVSASIVKRQAEIEGSAVAPILSCYTGKNTNYTESQCPDNEQMCMTTLQLNNGVTEITKQCKQPEACTRHESENSLQCNGFEALTNEVSTCHFCCIGDLCNTLNTITELKAAYDILSQINVTEATQT; this comes from the exons atgaaattcgGAATCGTATTTGGTTTCTGTGTCTGCGTGGTCAGCGCAAGTATTGTGAAAAGACAAGCAG AAATCGAAGGTTCTGCAGTCGCTCCAATTCTTAGCTGTTACACTGGAAAAAATACCAACTATACAGAATCCCAATGTCCAGATAATGAg cAAATGTGCATGACCACGTTACAACTCAACAACGGAGTAACTGAAATAACGAAGCAATGTAAACAACCTGAAGCATGTACCCGCCATGAGAGCGAAAACAGTTTACAATGTAATGGATTCGAGGCCCTTACCAACGAG GTGTCTACATGCCACTTCTGTTGCATAGGTGACCTATGCAACACTTTGAATACCATTACTGAACTGAAGGCGGCTTACGATATCTTATCACAAATCAACGTAACAGAAGCCACTCAAACTTAA